One stretch of Oncorhynchus masou masou isolate Uvic2021 chromosome 9, UVic_Omas_1.1, whole genome shotgun sequence DNA includes these proteins:
- the LOC135545138 gene encoding transforming growth factor beta activator LRRC32-like → MIIPTATTFSLVLLLYCSLSHSLTQFNTVTGRIPDDQQETTSWRFRNRSSVPEGLDVRLRELDLSNNVIRHINGQNLALPSLLRLDLSYNQLEIISEGAFRDVAQLQELNLARNALSHSVDSTSRALGSLRRLRRLDISLNGLDDDTAELYLRDKSILERLDLTGNGLTRLTPKLFAESLSVRSIRIENNLITAIEEGTFEPLKKLKILNLARNNLVYICDFKLRQVKLLNLSRNSIEFFVTREDGHPYELEILDLSFNNLLYFPMVPKTNRLRYLHLQSNMVGTLETDTLISEADSLYRELTSEDEVNDAVDNNNIYSNWKLMPLVYMDLSSNHFRSLPVETLSHLTSLVTLNLSKNCLQDISYNTTKGGNGHVGGYHQPSLTFPSLRYFDLQNNGLRQLSTFFLEALPNIETLNLKENSVRPCNPKDQLGPSETTRVSLSSMSPCVSFRNIKTLRSLDLQDNGIKTLHRNTFEGTPLVSLNLASNVDIIFDIGALEGLQSSLQSLSISGNGMTTSALSLPCLKALRRLNMSNNDVDVLPGIISCSPLTELDVRNNGLTSMNESVVDRLSLYLDVLYVSGNSFNCCDTKWLKALSKEKVNIPDLDHAVCLSVNGTLLTSLLRNHSLHCSLELSPKITEPNLGQIIIMILFVSTVLITLVVFVKKVCCNTGSLIV, encoded by the exons atGATCATACCTACAGCTACAACATTCAGCTTAGTGCTACTGCtgtactgctctctgtctcacagtctcacacagTTCAACACTGTGACTGGAAGGATACCTGATGACCAACAG GAGACGACTTCCTGGAGGTTCAGGAACCGATCATCTGTTCCTGAGGGGCTGGACGTGAGGCTGAGGGAGCTGGATCTGTCCAACAACGTTATAAGACATATAAACGGCCAGAATCTGGCTCTTCCATCCCTACTGAGACTGGACCTCAGCTACAACCAGCTAGAGATCATATCTGAAGGGGCTTTCAGAGATGTGGCCCAGCTTCAAGAGCTGAACTTGGCAAGGAATGCATTGAGCCACAGTGTGGACAGTACCAGCCGAGCTCTTGGGTCTCTCCGCAGACTGAGAAGGTTGGATATCTCTCTGAACGGTCTGGATGATGACACGGCGGAACTTTACCTTCGTGACAAATCAATTCTAGAACGCCTAGATCTCACGGGCAACGGTTTGACGCGACTCACGCCCAAGCTGTTTGCAGAGAGCCTGAGCGTGAGAAGCATTCGCATCGAGAACAATCTGATTACGGCAATAGAGGAGGGAACGTTTGAACCGTTGAAGAAACTCAAGATCTTAAATTTAGCCAGAAATAATCTCGTCTACATCTGTGATTTTAAACTCCGTCAGGTGAAACTCTTGAATCTTAGCAGGAATTCCATAGAGTTCTTTGTCACCCGTGAGGACGGTCACCCATACGAGCTGGAGATCTTAGATCTGAGCTTCAACAACCTCCTCTATTTCCCCATGGTCCCCAAGACCAACCGGTTGAGATACCTCCACCTACAGAGCAACATGGTGGGGACCTTAGAGACAGACACCTTAATATCGGAGGCAGACTCTCTGTACAGAGAACTAACAAGTGAAGATGAGGTAAATGATgctgtagacaacaacaacatataCTCTAACTGGAAACTGATGCCGTTAGTTTACATGGACCTCAGTAGTAACCACTTCAGGTCTCTACCTGTGGAGACTCTGAGCCATCTGACGTCTTTGGTGACGCTGAACCTCAGCAAGAACTGTCTACAGGACATCAGCTATAACACAACGAAGGGCGGCAACGGCCATGTTGGAGGCTACCACCAACCTTCCTTGACCTTTCCGTCTCTACGCTACTTCGACCTGCAGAACAACGGTCTTCGACAACTCTCCACCTTCTTCCTGGAAGCCCTACCAAACATAGAGACATTAAACCTGAAGGAGAACTCTGTGAGGCCTTGTAATCCAAAGGACCAACTGGGACCATCTGAGACAACGAGAGTTAGTCTTAGTAGTATGTCCCCTTGTGTTTCCTTCAGGAATATCAAAACTCTGAGAAGTCTAGATCTCCAAGACAACGGGATCAAAACACTCCATCGGAACACATTTGAAGGAACCCCTTTGGTTTCTCTCAACCTGGCCAGTAATGTAGATATAATCTTTGATATTGGCGCTCTAGAGGGGTTGCAGAGTAGTCTCCAGTCTCTGAGTATCAGTGGGAACGGCATGACGACCTCTGCCTTGTCTCTGCCTTGTCTGAAAGCATTGAGACGACTCAACATGTCCAACAACGACGTAGACGTCCTCCCGGGCATCATCAGCTGTTCTCCTTTGACGGAGCTTGACGTGAGAAATAACGGGCTAACGTCTATGAATGAATCTGTGGTTGATCGTTTGTCTCTATATCTTGATGTGTTGTATGTCAGTGGCAACTCTTTCAACTGCTGTGACACCAAATGGCTAAAAGCCCTAAGCAAAGAGAAAGTGAATATTCCGGACCTTGACCATGCTGTGTGCCTCAGTGTCAATGGTACTCTGTTGACTAGCCTTCTGCGTAACCATTCACTGCACTGTTCATTGGAACTGAGCCCAAAGATAACAGAACCAAACCTTGggcaaataataataatgattttGTTTGTGTCGACAGTATTGATAACATTAGTTGTATTTGTGAAGAAGGTTTGTTGCAACACGGGGTCATTAATTGTGTAA